Proteins encoded in a region of the Pseudomonas denitrificans (nom. rej.) genome:
- the rplB gene encoding 50S ribosomal protein L2, translating into MAIVKCKPTSAGRRFVVKVVNQDLHKGAPFAPLLEKKSKSGGRNNNGRITTRHIGGGHKQHYRLVDFRRNKDGIPAIVERVEYDPNRTAHIALLKYADGERRYIIAPKGVVAGDQLISGIGAPIKAGNNMPLRNIPVGSTIHGIELKPGKGAQIARSAGASAQLVAREGAYVTVRLRSGEMRKVLADCRATLGEVSNSEHSLRSLGKAGAKRWRGVRPTVRGVAMNPVDHPHGGGEGRTSAGRHPVSPWGLQTKGKKTRANKRTDNMIVRRRK; encoded by the coding sequence ATGGCAATCGTTAAATGCAAACCGACTTCCGCTGGTCGTCGTTTCGTCGTCAAGGTAGTGAACCAGGACCTGCACAAAGGTGCTCCGTTCGCTCCCCTGCTCGAGAAGAAGTCCAAGTCGGGCGGCCGTAACAACAACGGTCGCATCACCACCCGTCATATCGGTGGTGGTCACAAGCAGCACTATCGTCTGGTCGACTTCCGTCGCAACAAGGATGGCATTCCTGCCATCGTTGAGCGCGTCGAATACGATCCGAACCGTACTGCTCACATCGCTCTGCTGAAATACGCGGACGGCGAGCGTCGTTACATCATCGCCCCCAAAGGCGTGGTGGCTGGCGATCAACTGATCTCCGGTATCGGCGCTCCGATCAAGGCCGGCAATAACATGCCGCTGCGCAACATTCCGGTTGGTAGCACCATCCACGGTATCGAACTGAAGCCTGGCAAAGGCGCTCAGATCGCTCGCTCCGCTGGCGCTTCGGCTCAGCTGGTAGCCCGTGAAGGTGCATACGTAACCGTACGTCTGCGTTCCGGTGAGATGCGTAAAGTCCTGGCTGACTGCCGTGCGACCCTGGGTGAAGTCTCGAACTCCGAGCACAGCCTGCGTTCGCTGGGTAAAGCCGGTGCCAAACGCTGGCGTGGCGTTCGCCCGACCGTTCGTGGTGTTGCCATGAACCCGGTCGACCACCCGCATGGTGGTGGTGAAGGTCGTACCTCTGCTGGTCGTCATCCGGTATCGCCGTGGGGTCTTCAGACCAAGGGTAAGAAGACTCGCGCGAACAAGCGTACCGACAACATGATCGTCCGTCGCCGCAAGTAA
- the rpsS gene encoding 30S ribosomal protein S19: MPRSLKKGPFIDLHLLKKIEVAVEKNDRKPIKTWSRRSMIMPHMVGLTIAVHNGRQHVPVLVNEDMVGHKLGEFAATRTYRGHAADKKAKR; encoded by the coding sequence GTGCCACGTTCTCTGAAAAAAGGTCCTTTTATCGATCTTCACCTGCTGAAGAAGATCGAAGTGGCGGTAGAAAAGAACGACCGCAAGCCGATCAAGACCTGGTCGCGCCGTTCTATGATCATGCCGCACATGGTTGGTCTGACCATCGCTGTCCACAACGGCCGTCAACACGTGCCGGTTCTGGTCAACGAAGACATGGTCGGTCACAAACTCGGCGAGTTCGCTGCTACCCGCACTTATCGTGGGCACGCTGCGGACAAGAAAGCCAAGCGTTAA
- the rplV gene encoding 50S ribosomal protein L22, protein MEVAAKLSGARISAQKARLVADQIRGKKVGDALNLLAFSNKKAAEIMKKVLESAVANAEHNEGADVDDLKVSTVFVNEGRSLKRIMPRAKGRADRIVKRSCHITVKVADK, encoded by the coding sequence ATGGAAGTAGCCGCTAAGCTCTCGGGCGCTCGTATCTCCGCCCAGAAAGCCCGCTTGGTCGCCGACCAGATCCGCGGGAAGAAGGTGGGCGACGCGCTCAACCTCCTGGCTTTCAGCAACAAGAAAGCCGCCGAGATCATGAAGAAAGTGCTGGAGTCGGCCGTTGCCAACGCCGAGCACAACGAAGGCGCCGATGTAGACGATCTCAAAGTCTCCACCGTCTTCGTCAACGAAGGTCGTTCGCTCAAGCGCATCATGCCGCGTGCCAAAGGCCGTGCTGATCGCATCGTCAAGCGGTCTTGCCATATCACTGTCAAGGTTGCGGACAAGTAA
- the rpsC gene encoding 30S ribosomal protein S3, producing MGQKVHPNGIRLGIVKEHTSVWYADKRTYADYLFADLKVREYLQDKLKSASVSRIDIHRPAQTARITIHTARPGIVIGKKGEDVEKLRQDLTKQMGVPVHINIEEIRKPELDGMLVAQSVAQQLERRVMFRRAMKRAVQNAMRIGAKGIKIQVSGRLGGAEIARTEWYREGRVPLHTLRADIDYATYEAHTTYGVIGVKVWIFKGEVIGGRQEELKPVAPAPRKKAAK from the coding sequence ATGGGTCAGAAAGTACATCCCAATGGCATCCGCCTGGGTATCGTCAAGGAGCACACCTCCGTTTGGTACGCAGATAAGCGCACTTACGCCGATTATCTGTTCGCCGACCTGAAGGTACGTGAGTATCTCCAAGACAAACTAAAAAGCGCGTCCGTAAGCCGTATCGACATCCATCGTCCGGCTCAGACTGCACGCATCACCATCCACACCGCTCGTCCCGGCATTGTGATCGGCAAGAAAGGTGAAGATGTTGAGAAGCTGCGTCAGGACCTGACCAAGCAAATGGGTGTGCCGGTGCACATCAACATCGAAGAGATCCGCAAGCCGGAACTCGACGGTATGCTGGTTGCGCAGAGCGTAGCTCAGCAGCTGGAGCGTCGCGTTATGTTCCGTCGCGCCATGAAGCGCGCTGTACAGAACGCCATGCGCATTGGTGCCAAAGGCATCAAGATCCAGGTAAGCGGTCGTCTGGGCGGTGCTGAAATCGCTCGTACCGAGTGGTATCGCGAAGGTCGTGTGCCCCTGCACACCCTGCGTGCCGACATCGACTATGCAACCTACGAAGCGCACACCACCTACGGTGTGATCGGTGTGAAGGTTTGGATCTTCAAAGGCGAGGTCATTGGTGGCCGCCAGGAAGAGCTGAAGCCTGTAGCGCCCGCTCCTCGTAAAAAAGCTGCTAAGTAA
- the rplP gene encoding 50S ribosomal protein L16 encodes MLQPKRTKFRKQMTGHNRGLAHRGSKVSFGEFALKATSRGRLTARQIESARRALTRHVKRGGKIWIRVFPDKPVTKKPLEVRMGKGKGGVEYWVAQIQPGKVLYEIEGVSEELAREAFALAAAKLPLATSFVKRTVM; translated from the coding sequence ATGCTGCAACCTAAGCGTACGAAGTTCCGCAAGCAAATGACCGGTCACAACCGTGGCCTGGCTCATCGCGGTTCCAAAGTCAGCTTCGGCGAGTTCGCCCTCAAGGCAACCAGCCGCGGCCGTCTCACCGCGCGTCAGATCGAGTCCGCACGTCGTGCGCTGACCCGTCACGTTAAACGTGGCGGCAAGATCTGGATTCGCGTATTCCCCGACAAGCCTGTTACCAAGAAGCCCCTGGAAGTACGTATGGGTAAAGGTAAGGGCGGCGTCGAGTACTGGGTAGCCCAGATTCAACCGGGCAAGGTCCTGTACGAGATCGAGGGTGTATCCGAAGAGCTGGCGCGTGAGGCATTCGCCCTGGCTGCTGCAAAGCTGCCGCTCGCCACCTCCTTTGTTAAGCGGACGGTGATGTGA
- the rpmC gene encoding 50S ribosomal protein L29, with product MKANELREKSVEQLNEQLLGLLRDQFNLRMQKATGQLGQSHLLSQVKRDIARVKTVLNQQAGK from the coding sequence ATGAAAGCGAATGAACTTCGTGAAAAATCCGTTGAGCAGCTGAACGAGCAACTGCTCGGCCTGCTGCGCGACCAGTTCAATCTGCGCATGCAGAAAGCAACTGGCCAGTTGGGGCAGTCTCACCTGCTCTCGCAGGTTAAGCGCGACATCGCTCGCGTGAAAACTGTGCTCAACCAGCAAGCAGGTAAGTAA
- the rpsQ gene encoding 30S ribosomal protein S17, which yields MAEAQKTVRTLTGRVVSDKMDKTVTVLIERRVKHPIYGKYVKRSTKLHAHDETNQCRIGDLVTIRETRPLAKTKAWTLVDIVERAVEV from the coding sequence ATGGCTGAAGCTCAGAAAACCGTCCGTACGCTGACTGGCCGCGTCGTCAGCGACAAGATGGACAAGACCGTCACCGTTCTGATCGAGCGCCGCGTTAAGCACCCGATCTACGGCAAATACGTGAAGCGTTCGACCAAACTGCACGCCCACGACGAAACCAACCAGTGCCGCATTGGTGACCTGGTCACCATTCGCGAGACCCGTCCTCTGGCCAAAACCAAGGCCTGGACTCTGGTTGACATCGTCGAGCGCGCGGTTGAAGTCTAA
- the rplN gene encoding 50S ribosomal protein L14 has product MIQTQSMLEVADNSGARRVMCIKVLGGSHRRYAGIGDIIKVTVKEAIPRGKVKKGQVMTAVVVRTKHGVRRTDGSIIRFDGNAAVLLNNKQEPIGTRIFGPVTRELRTEKFMKIVSLAPEVL; this is encoded by the coding sequence ATGATTCAGACTCAATCCATGCTCGAAGTCGCTGACAACAGCGGCGCGCGTCGCGTAATGTGCATCAAGGTGCTCGGCGGTTCCCACCGCCGCTACGCCGGCATTGGCGACATCATCAAGGTCACCGTCAAGGAAGCAATTCCGCGTGGCAAGGTGAAGAAGGGCCAGGTAATGACTGCCGTGGTCGTTCGCACCAAGCACGGCGTACGTCGTACCGACGGTTCCATCATTCGCTTCGACGGCAACGCCGCCGTCCTGCTGAACAACAAGCAGGAGCCGATCGGCACCCGTATCTTCGGGCCGGTGACTCGTGAACTTCGTACCGAGAAGTTCATGAAGATCGTCTCCCTTGCCCCTGAAGTGCTGTAA
- the rplX gene encoding 50S ribosomal protein L24 has translation MQKIRRDDEVIVIAGKDKGKRGKVIKVLADDRLVVGGVNLVKRHTKPNPMLNQQGGIVEKEAPLHVSNVAIFNAETNKADRVGFKVEDGKKIRVFKSTQKPVQA, from the coding sequence ATGCAAAAAATTCGTCGTGACGACGAAGTCATCGTCATTGCCGGCAAGGACAAGGGCAAGCGTGGCAAAGTGATCAAGGTTCTGGCTGATGACCGTCTGGTCGTTGGCGGTGTGAACCTGGTCAAGCGCCACACCAAGCCCAACCCCATGCTCAACCAGCAAGGCGGGATCGTCGAGAAGGAGGCGCCTCTGCACGTCTCCAACGTCGCCATCTTCAACGCTGAAACCAACAAGGCTGACCGCGTTGGTTTCAAAGTCGAAGACGGTAAGAAGATTCGTGTCTTCAAGTCGACCCAGAAACCGGTTCAGGCTTGA
- the rplE gene encoding 50S ribosomal protein L5, which produces MARLKEIYRKEIAPKLKQELQLANVMEVPRVTKITLNMGLGEAVGDKKVIESAVADLEKIAGQKPVVTYARKSIAGFKIREGWPIGVKVTLRGDRMYEFLDRLLSISLPRVRDFRGLNAKSFDGRGNYSMGVKEQIIFPEIDYDKIDALRGMDITLTTTARSDDEGRALLRAFKFPFRN; this is translated from the coding sequence ATGGCACGATTGAAAGAAATTTATCGGAAGGAAATCGCTCCCAAGCTGAAGCAAGAGCTTCAGCTGGCGAACGTGATGGAAGTTCCGCGCGTTACCAAAATCACCCTGAACATGGGTCTTGGCGAAGCTGTCGGCGACAAGAAAGTCATCGAGAGCGCCGTAGCTGATCTGGAAAAGATCGCGGGTCAGAAGCCGGTTGTGACTTACGCTCGTAAGTCCATCGCTGGTTTCAAGATTCGTGAAGGCTGGCCGATCGGCGTGAAAGTCACCCTGCGTGGCGATCGCATGTACGAGTTCCTGGACCGTCTGCTGTCGATCTCTCTGCCGCGCGTTCGTGACTTCCGCGGTCTGAACGCCAAGTCCTTCGACGGCCGTGGCAACTACAGCATGGGCGTCAAAGAGCAGATCATCTTCCCGGAAATCGATTACGACAAGATCGATGCCCTCCGCGGTATGGATATCACTCTGACCACCACCGCGCGTTCGGATGATGAGGGTCGTGCACTGCTGCGCGCCTTCAAATTCCCGTTCCGCAACTGA
- the rpsN gene encoding 30S ribosomal protein S14 gives MAKESMKNRELKRQQTVAKYAKKRAELKAIIANPSTSAEDRWNAQVALQKQPRDASASRLRNRCRLTGRPHGYYRKFGLSRNKLREAAMRGDVPGLVKASW, from the coding sequence ATGGCTAAAGAGAGCATGAAGAACCGTGAGCTGAAGCGTCAGCAAACGGTAGCCAAGTACGCCAAAAAGCGTGCCGAGCTGAAAGCGATCATCGCTAATCCGAGCACTTCGGCTGAAGATCGTTGGAATGCCCAGGTCGCCCTGCAGAAGCAACCGCGTGACGCGAGCGCCAGCCGCCTGCGTAACCGTTGCCGCCTGACCGGTCGTCCGCACGGTTACTACCGCAAGTTCGGCCTGAGCCGTAACAAGCTGCGTGAAGCGGCAATGCGCGGTGACGTACCGGGCCTGGTGAAAGCCAGCTGGTAA
- the rpsH gene encoding 30S ribosomal protein S8 — MSMQDPLADMLTRIRNAQMAEKTVVSMPSSKLKAAVAKVLKDEGYIADFQVTAEAKPLLSIELKYFEGKPVIEEVKRISRPGLRQYKSVDQLPKVRGGLGVSIVSTNKGVMTDRAARAAGVGGEVLCTVF; from the coding sequence ATGAGTATGCAGGACCCGTTAGCAGACATGCTAACTCGCATCCGTAATGCCCAGATGGCTGAGAAGACCGTCGTGAGCATGCCGTCTTCCAAGCTGAAAGCGGCAGTCGCCAAAGTCCTCAAGGACGAAGGCTATATTGCGGATTTCCAAGTCACCGCCGAGGCCAAGCCTCTGCTGTCGATCGAGCTGAAGTACTTCGAAGGCAAGCCTGTCATCGAGGAAGTGAAGCGAATCAGCCGTCCTGGCCTGCGCCAGTACAAATCCGTAGACCAGCTGCCGAAAGTTCGTGGCGGCCTGGGCGTTTCGATTGTCTCCACCAACAAAGGTGTGATGACTGATCGTGCTGCCCGTGCCGCTGGCGTCGGTGGCGAAGTGCTCTGCACTGTGTTCTAA